Within the Sporocytophaga myxococcoides DSM 11118 genome, the region TTCTATCACTGGTCTTTTAATAAGGCTTGTATGATCCTTCATTAATTCAACAGCACTGGCTTCGTCTATTATATTGCTTTTGACAGACTCATCAAGCTTTTTCCAAGTGGTTCCTTTTTTATTTACCAGAACTTCCCATGAAACCTGACTTGTCCATTCTCTAAGCTTTTCTTCACTTATTCCTTTAGACTTGTAATCATGAAATTCAAACTGAAGATTATGTCCTTTAAGCCATTCTGTACTTTTCTTTACTGTGTCGCAACTTTTAATACCGTATACAATCATTTTTTTAAAAATTTCAAAACCAAATTTAAGCCAATATTTTTAATCTATCATAACTAAATTGTTCTTATACAGACAGCCTATTCCAAACCAAATTTTCATTAACCTTTCGAAAATCCCACCGTAAAAATGTAACAAAAGGTAAAAAAGAATTTAGTAAAACATTCATTATCCCTCATCATTAAAGTTCGAAAGCATTTAAGTGGAACAAGAACTGCAGAAGATTGTTAATTGCTACAAGGAAAGTATTAGTCACTGAGTATGAATTCAATAGAAAAAAACAATGTTACTATAACAGGAAATCAGGATTCAAAAGAAACACTTGTCTTCGGTCATGGTTTTGGAACTGACCAAACCTATTGGAGATTTGTAACAAAGTCTTTTTCAGAAATATACAAAATAATAACATTTGATAATGTCGGTGCTGGTAAGGCTGCACCTTCTGCTTACAGCAATCATAAGTATTCTCTTCTTCAAAGTTACGCTGATGATATTATAGACCTGGCAGAAGAGCTACGGATAAAAGATGCAGTTTTTATCGGACATTCTGTTAGTGGAATTACAGGT harbors:
- a CDS encoding ArsC family reductase, which produces MIVYGIKSCDTVKKSTEWLKGHNLQFEFHDYKSKGISEEKLREWTSQVSWEVLVNKKGTTWKKLDESVKSNIIDEASAVELMKDHTSLIKRPVIEDNGRVLAVGFNEKEYAAKLT